A single genomic interval of Helianthus annuus cultivar XRQ/B chromosome 6, HanXRQr2.0-SUNRISE, whole genome shotgun sequence harbors:
- the LOC110865087 gene encoding UDP-sulfoquinovose synthase, chloroplastic produces the protein MAHLLSASCPLNISSCSKNNSPNSLKKCFSSLPTSLTLQTSVKPFKTLPLNRKNAHKLLSVRATTLQQPTAKTGSGSDQTSGQESRPTRVMVIGGDGYCGWATSLHLSNKNYEVAIVDNLVRRHFDHQLGLDSLTPISSIHDRIRRWRSLTEKDISLYIGDVCDFEFLAEAFTSFKPDAVVHFGEQRSAPYSMIDRSRAVYTQQNNVLGTLNVLFAIKEFSEDCHLVKLGTMGEYGTPNIDIEEGYITITHNGRTDTLPYPKQASSFYHLSKVHDSNNIAFTCKAWGIRATDLNQGVVYGVRTDETAMHEELCNRFDYDGVFGTALNRFCVQAAVGHPLTVYGKGGQTRGYLDIRDTVQCVELAIATPAKRGEMRVFNQFTEQFSVNQLASLVTKAGEKLGIEVKTISVPNPRVEAEEHYYNAKHTKLIELGLQPHLLSDSLLDSLLNVAVQFKDRVDTKQIMPSVSWRKIGVKPKTVSA, from the exons ATGGCACATTTACTTTCTGCGTCTTGCCCGTTGAATATCTCCTCATGCTCGAAAAATAATAGCCCTAACTCGTTGAAGAAATGTTTTTCTTCTTTACCTACTTCACTCACTTTACAAACTTCAGTTAAACCGTTCAAAACCCTTCCGTTAAACAGAAAGAATGCGCATAAACTTTTGTCGGTGCGTGCAACCACTCTTCAGCAGCCAACAGCCAAAACGGGGTCCGGTTCTGACCAAACCTCTGGTCAAGAGTCAAGGCCGACTCGGGTAATGGTCATTGGCGGTGATGGTTATTGTGGTTGGGCTACTTCCCTTCACTTATCCAACAAAAACTACGAAGTTGCCATTGTTGACAACCTTGTTCGTCGCCACTTTGACCACCAACTTGGGCTTGATTCACTCACGCCGATCTCATCTATTCATGACCGGATCCGACGGTGGAGATCTCTTACCGAAAAAGACATAAGTCTCTACATTGGTGATGTTTGTGACTTCGAGTTTTTGGCAGAGGCGTTCACATCGTTCAAGCCCGACGCTGTAGTCCATTTTGGTGAACAAAGGTCCGCCCCGTACTCCATGATTGACCGGTCAAGGGCGGTATACACCCAACAAAACAACGTTCTAGGTACACTTAACGTTTTATTTGCTATAAAGGAGTTTAGCGAAGATTGTCATTTAGTAAAACTTGGGACAATGGGAGAATACGGTACACCGAATATAGATATCGAAGAAGGGTATATAACCATTACTCATAATGGAAGAACCGATACTTTGCCGTACCCAAAACAAGCTAGCTCGTTTTACCATCTGAGTAAAGTACACGATTCGAATAATATCGCGTTTACGTGTAAAGCTTGGGGGATACGAGCTACTGATTTGAACCAGGGTGTGGTTTACGGTGTGCGGACCGATGAGACTGCGATGCATGAAGAACTTTGTAATAGATTTGATTATGATGGAGTGTTTGGAACCGCTTTGAATAGATTTTGTGTTCAGGCTGCGGTTGGTCATCCCCTTACTGTTTACGGCAAAGGAGGCCAG ACTCGAGGATACCTGGATATAAGAGACACGGTCCAATGTGTGGAGCTTGCAATTGCTACTCCAGCGAAACGCGGTGAAATGCGGGTATTTAATCAATTTACAGAGCAGTTTTCGGTGAACCAACTTGCGTCACTTGTTACGAAAGCCGGTGAGAAGCTTGGAATCGAGGTGAAAACAATATCTGTGCCAAACCCGAGAGTTGAAGCTGAGGAACATTACTACAATGCTAAACACACGAAACTCATTGAGTTGGGACTACAACCACACCTACTTTCGGACTCACTTCTTGACTCACTGCTCAACGTTGCGGTTCAGTTTAAGGACCGTGTGGATACTAAGCAGATCATGCCCAGTGTTTCTTGGAGAAAGATTGGTGTGAAGCCAAAAACTGTATCTGCGTAG